In Dendropsophus ebraccatus isolate aDenEbr1 chromosome 13, aDenEbr1.pat, whole genome shotgun sequence, the sequence GCATCTACATtctcaccaagcctgccccccccccaaccccctgtaactatggcagcactagcatggtgttcatagtacaggatagataatgtcatgatgccctgaatcgtgcaaaattgctgtagaaaAGCCATGATTTTTTTGcacatcatggcagaactgtagtcaggagacaTCTCACCACTGAAAAtatcagtctttttgggtggccatctCCCCCCCAGGAgatcagggccccgggctaccgccgaaacggacctattataatctgctactgattGTGTGAATGATGAGATTGAGcattgtgtggatgatgggtccACACTatgctcactctcatcatccacacaatgctcactcccatcatctacatcttgcacactcccatcatccacactctcAACAGGCACACACTACAACTCACTCTCATTCatacattttgcaaaaaaaataatcactTTAATTCAGACACATTCACAGACAGACATAGACTTATATCATGAGTGACCTCCGGGAGGATTGGCGGCGGCCCGGATGAATCACCCATGTGTGGGAAGGGACATCTTCCCTGCGCCGGCGCAgtacatagagcccactatgcatatatgaatatgcatagtgggcaagACGGCCGGGATACAGTGGTGCTCATGGCCAGAGGATgacaccccaaatgctcttaTCCAGAAGATTTGCATCAGAGCAATTAGGGAATCAATAAAGAATGCAGGGGGGAAGAATATTAGTAACTGTAATAAGGTATTTAGCTTCTGTGCCTCTTTAACTTGCAAATATCAATTAATTTGCCAATAAGGGTGTAACTGTATGATCCCCATTACCTATGCACAATCACATGCACTGTATCATGGATCCACCAGTAGTTACTCACTTAGTGGTGTACATTCAGCACTCAGACCTCCAAAAAGGAATAACTGGTCATCTCCAACAGGTGTTAGGGTATGCCAGGATCTGCCCTGTGGTTTTTCTCCAGTAATCTGGATCCTAAAGAGAATGTAACATATTTGCTGCAGCAAAACATGTTAGTACTTAAGTATAATAATGTAAGTATTCGCCATGTGCCGGGTACTAGCAAAAAAAGCAACAGTCCATGTATAACCCTAAGATATCCTTGGTTCAAGACCAGCGCTGGATTTACACCTTAACACCCCCAAACACATGAAATGAGCTGCTAGTCTCTAATGTGTACTGACTCGTGATCAAGCAGTGTGGCAATCATCTGGGTACGGCAGACATAGAGATTACCCTGTCCATTACTCTTACCCTCCAGACCAGGTCCATGTGTCCAGGTTCAGAAAGTGTAAATCATTCACCCGTGTTTGCTAGAAATAAACAAACACACAAGTCAATGTAATATCCAGGAGTTAAAAGGAACTAAGACCTATTATAAAACTGTAATGCAAAGTGACCCTCACCAGTACACGGCCACCAAACACGTATCCTTTGTTGCCAAGGATGGCGCAGCAGTGGGCTGCGCGGGCTTGAGGAGGGGTGTTCTGTGAAGACGACAAGGACGGGTTACTAGAAGACGCTACACGGGCAAAGAAATAAGGATACATTTTACATAAGCCGCACCTTTACCGCTGGCTGTATCCAGGCTTGTTTCTCTGTGTCAAAGACGTGGATGTCATTGTTCCATCCCCAAAACATCTGACCTTCCTGTAAGCAGTATAGTAGAATCAGTACAACACTGCAAAACCAAACCTGCAGAAATCAGTATAGACGGCTGACTTTAAACAAATCAGCgcaccttggccctccagctgctgcaaaactacaatgcctattatacctgggcagccaaagctatatctttggttgcccaggcatgatgggaattgtagtttcgcaacacctggagggccaaggtttacCATCACtaaagtgtatgaggacctttagaCTGAATATATAAACCAGGTCCAGCATTACACTCACTGTCAGCCACAAAGGGATGACATGCCCAAACACTCATATTACCCATGATGCATCATGAACATCAAAGCAGTCGCTGAGTTCATTGTGTCTTCGGCTTCCATAGCCTCCGAAATAGATTAACCTGCAGGATACATGTTCACAATTAATACCGGCAGTAAGTGCCCATAATGTAGTGTACAGAATAATGGTGCAGATATGTGGTTGCTGAGGCTCACTCACTGGTTTCTATAAACCCAGCAGGAAAGTTTGTCCCGGGCTGTGGGGGGCTGACCCGTAAAATGCTTCACTTGTTTCCATGTAAATTCTCCAGTGTTGGATCGCAGATCCACATTATACAGCTGCAGAGGAATACACAGCAATTCAATGGAATACAGAAATATTGTCTAGTACACGAAGGGCACATGACTACTATCAATCAGGTAGTGAGAGGTGACCATGCACTGAACTACTGTGGCTATTAACCTCATAAGGTCATTGTATTATTGGCAGTGGGATGAGATCCCACACAGGACATGCTTTCCAGTCACTGATCACTGCGGATGTCAGGCCTTACCTGGTTGCTGTAGCCCTTATCATCATAACCACCGAAAATATACAGCTTTCCATTGAGACAAGCCCCGCAGCTGCCGGACATGGATGGGGGCAGGTCGCCGTCTGTTAGGTGCATCCGCCTACAAGTAGTGACATGATACAAATAACACTAAGAAGGAGGAAACATTCCCCAGTGACTAGAATACATTGTCAGGGGGAGGAACGACACTTAATACACATATAGGACAACTCACCATAAACCGTTCTCAGTGTCGTAGACCCAGATCTCATCATGCGGTAGGTAAACTTCGTTTTCTTCaattgtctgtaaaaaaaaaaattgtataaggaACAGAGTACTGGAGACACTTTTTTTCTGAATAAAGTAAGGAGCCGCGTGAATGATCCAACcatcgtttgtgcagccctgccCGTTTAACATTGCAATCGTTGTCGCCATGTTGCCTTAGCCTAAAACTAATCGCTTGCCCATTTTTTTGATGTGGAAAGACAGGGCGGTTGCCAAGGCAACTGTATGACCCCCCAGCAAGTTCCTTTAGAAATGGACCTGGGTACCAATCTCACTGGGTGTCGTACAGTTTCCTCAAAAAACCAAACCGTATACCGCTTTACACCTGCCCTGAAGAGTAGGCGGGagcacagccttaggctatgttcacacaacatactattttttaaaagaacagccattgttttccatgaaaaacaacagctgttcttttcatactgcaatgacatgccgttgttttcacacaatgtattgaacgtcgaccgttgttttgagtgccaaacaatggccattgttcaatgcattgtgtaaaaacaatgttgtTCCATTGACCTttattgtttggcactcaaaacgaCGGCTgtcgttcaatacattgtgtaaaaacaacgacatatcattgcagtatgaaaagaaaagccattgttttaatggaaaccatgggacgtttttgttttttttttgttttttttttaaatagtaggttgtatgaacatagcttcTTGGTTACaattttaaggagaagtctggcgaaaatttttattaaagtattttattgccccccaaaggttatacaaatcaccaatagacaATTATTGCAcaaaaagagcttttttccctgcacttactactgcatcgaggcttcacttcctggataacatggtgatgtcacttcctggataacatggtgatgtcacttcctggataacatggtgatgtcacttcctggataacatggtgatgtcacaatctgacttccagagctgtgcgggctgtggctgctggagaggatgatggcagggggatgctcagtgtccctccagtgccctgtgtccctcagtgtccccctgccatcatcctctccagcagccacgcgcagcacgcacagctctgggagtcgggtcgtgacatcaccacgttatccaggaagtgacatccccatgttatccaggaagtgacatccccatgttacccaggaagtgacatggccatgttatccaggaagtgacatcaccatcttatccaggaagtgacatcgccatgttatccaggaagtgacatcgccatgttacccaggaagtgacatggccatgttatccaggaagtgacatggccatgttatccaggaagtgacatggccatgttatccaggaagtgacatggccatgttatccaggaagtgacatggccatgttatccaggaagtgacatggccatgttatccaggaagtgacatcgccatgttatccaggaagtgaagccttgatacagtagtaagtgcagggaaaaaagcactttataagcatttcccgtgataagtgtatattggggatttgtataacttttggggggcaatacaaaactttaattaaatttttcgccagacttcatctttaaaggtgttatccagcgctacaaaaacatggccacttttccccctactcttgtctcgaGGTGTGGATTGCCATTAAtctacatttacttcaatgggacagAGTTTGAATCCCCACCCAAGcaggagaggggaaaagtggctgtgtttctgtagcgctggataacccctttaatatgcacgGCAGCCTACTGATGCTTACAGCTGGGCATTGGCTGAAGGAAaggtgcactggccctttaagaactACAGGATGCCCCATCGCTTTGTAAACAATAGCAGAGGAGGAGGCATAAGAGCATAGACAACAGAAGATACTGCACATGAGGTGTCtttctgttcctctgttattcctcctgggaatGTATGAGGGCTACACAGTGACTGACTGCATGACGCAGAGATCGTAATGTTGCATTATGACATCACATCTAATGACAGTCAGTGCCGTCACATCACATTGATGGATTTTTGGCTCCAGGTCACACATGGCTTTGCCACCACTGATTCCAATGCACACCACCTGCGACTGCCCAATCACATCTGTAGTAAAGTGGCACAAAATATTTTGGTGGCACCATGTATGTAGCCCTCGCCTAAACTGACAACTGGGCGTTACCCTTCAAGCGGTGtcaaaacactacaactccctgcatcctcactgctaggagttgtagtactgcaacagctgaaaagactatggctgtcagtgcatgataGAGATTCTGTAACAGAACctcaggcatgctgggagctgtagttctgggcgtactgggagttgtatttttgggGGTATAAAAGGAAATGAAGACCTATCCGataaaccaatcagattccagctttttctttttttttttaaaaaaaaaaaggtctctgaAACctaaaagctggaatctgattggttgctatgggcaactgtgtATCAGtcaggaaccttggctctccagctgttgcaaaactacaactcccatcatgcctggacagccaaagctaaagctttggctgtccaggcatgatgggagttgtagttttgcaacagctggcgagtctaggttccctccccctgctccaGAGGAATCTGCTTAGTATGTCCTAAAGCTGAGAGGCCACGGGTTGCAGAGAACAGTCCTAGAGCGGTACCGCATGTACGCCTCCACAATGTGCATTACCCCCAGCCACCTCTTAccacatatcccccccacacatagaGGCAGTGCCGGTCCATGGCGGCGCAGTGCCCGCTCCTCTCCTCGGCCACACAGAAGCGCTGTGTAGCAGCCATGACCCGTCAGCGTGCACTCAGGAGACAAGCGAACCCGCGACTGTCATCATCTTCCACAACACAGACGGACGGGTGGCGGCGAGAGACAAACCTCCGCCTGCGTTTATGAATAACGTCGCAGACATATAACCCCTGACTTCATTAAGCTACTGTTCTTAGGAGATAACACATAACTCTCCATGAAAACACTATGAAAAAGATAGCCGCCGTATTGTTAGTGAATAATACTGAGTGTCACGAGAACTGGGCTACAACAAAATGTCGTCTTCATGCGGACACAGGAATAGCGTATGGTTTAGCCCCTGGCGTCAGTGTCAGGCGCGCGCCAGAGAGGATGTTTACGGAATGACGTCATCACAGCTGTCTCCGGGATTTGGCGCGAACCTTTTGAGATGGCAGCTGACAGACTGAAGAGTAAAGTCTCCTCCGCCTTTAAGATGCACGGCCTCCTCCTGCGGGGGTGAGTACCCTGATAGAGAGGGCATGTGTGCCAGCCTCTGGGGTAATGCTGGCACGATAAGTTGTGCATTGCAATTCTAGAGCATACTCATTGTATAGTGCAACTAtcaacctccagctgttgcaaaaactacaactcccatcatgccttgttgCATAGATTCTCACcatctgatgcaaaactacaactcccatcatgccttgttgCATAGATTCTCACCATCtgatgctaaactacaactcccatcatgcactgacaacTGAACTCGGTCCAGCTGTTgccagactacaattcccatcaatctAGGAAAAACATTAGTATAAGGTTCTGCTATTTTTAGATCCAACTCAtgacagatctctgcttgctgatctTGAATGGAATCCTTCCTTGTTTACTGTGTGAGAATGACAATCATGTGATCACACAGGTACTCAGCAGGTTCtgtctgggtcatgtgatcacatggGTACTTGGCAGGTTCtgtctgggtcatgtgatcacacaggTACTCAGCAGGTTCtgtctgggtcatgtgatcacacggGTACTCTGCATGTTGTCTGGGTCATGTGATTACACAGGTACTAGGCAGGTTCtgtttgggtcatgtgatcacacaggTACTAGGCAGGTTCtgtttgggtcatgtgatcacacaggTACTCTGCAGCTTACAATGAAGGATCCCATTCAGTAACTGCAAATGGAGATCTTTAAACTGCAGGGAATTGATACACAGTGGATTTGGAGGTTGCAGAAACTTTCCGCATACAGTGATTGTGCTTTAAAGGACATATCCAAGATGACAACTTTGTGGCCCCGGCCTAGTGTATAAGTGCCCGTGAACAGGGATACAAGGCCAAAGGTGTTCACAGACTTTTCCGGGAACGCCTCTCTTATAAGGCAGATGAGAAATGATCATTACTGATCCGGTGTGCAGGATATGTTAGGTGTACATCTCATCAGCAAGTATGTCGTCTGATAACCTGAATGCATTGATTTCAGGGAGGCCAGCAAGTACCTCACCGAAGTGCTGCGGTCTGTAAATGAAGTGGAGCTTGAAGATGTCATCGACAGTATCATTGACGCTGTGGAGAAGCAGCCATGTAAGCATTTCATTCATCCTTCCTCTTTTTGTAGGCACCCAGACGCCTTGTACTAAATTGTAAGATTCTTCTACAAGGGAATGAGCCAAAGGCTTAGCGAGGGGAGAAATTCATGTTatgttatattttacattttatatatatattaacacagATGATGCCTAGTGCTAAATGACTTTTACTGATTGACTATTACATCATTTCAGTGTCTTCCAACATGATCGAGAAGTCGATAGTGGAGACAGCCGTACAGGAATGCAGCCGCTCCTGTGATGAAACCATGTAAGAGAAAGCCTTATACCTCTCATATTCTCTTCTTTGCAGATAAAGTAATACATCGgtaatttccccctgaagttctGTTCGGTACTCAAACATTGCTCGGTCTCAGAACAAAATCAgcggagataactgtcagctgaactattaTTTAGCTcacagttattgaggtgttcgggaacaccaAGGTTACAAGAGCGGGGATTCCTTTCATAATGAGTAGAATCCCCGCTCTAAATGGGTGTCCCCCGGGCCTTCCCCAGCTGCAGGCACCCATCTCCGGCCACCGGCACTCGTGCTTCACTGGAGATGGGTGCCGGCAGCTAgggcaggctggaggagctgttccctGCAGCGGGTAGAAGCAAGGACAGAGCGGCAGGTTCAAACAGCTACCTGTTGCTGCCTCTCTCTTTGCCCCCGCTGTGGGGAACAcactgtaaaggagcagggattcccatAATAACAGGAATCCCCACTCTAAACGGGTGTTCCCTGTAcctgtttagagtggggattCCCGTCATTTTGACGAGAATCcccgctcctttacagtaagtagtagTGCAAGATGCATCTTTGCACTCTGTGGAGTGGGCGCTGTGCCCCAGATCGGAGTGTAAAAAccttttaaacacatttacattgttccctatgggaacacacagctcGGTTCTTGAACTGTGTCTATAACATAATATAAGTACAGTTAAGCCAGTCATACACATAGACGTGTTGGCAGAATCGGTTTATCATGTAATGTGTATATTGGCTTTACAACTCTCACATAATGGcagatgtcaggggagagaaggatctgctgtgttggatttcaactgtctGAGCCTtaggagtctggcagcagctttctctcCTCTTTCCATTCAGAACACAGACATGTTTGGCCAAGTGGGGGTTGGGAGAGAGCTATTGGCTGAACAACAGCTGTCTGTATACCAGCCAGCTTTAGGGCATATGGACGCCATAGAGGATGGTCCCCCCTTTATTACTAGAGGAACACCACAACATCACTGCAAGAATATGCAAACATGCCTGACTCCTCTCTCACAACCCCTACCATTGGGGGACACACCAATATATATTAGATGGCCGCCTGGTCCTGCCAAAATTGGCAATTGAAGTATCTATTGTGTTTGGTCACCTACAGTAAAGTGGTTACtgtcataaaaacaaaaacaggtgAATATAATTGCTGTAAAAATACTTTACATACAATGGGTGTGACTATTACTGTGTTACCCTGCATCATTGATGATCTTATTCCCTCCTCCAGAGAGCACATCTTCAATATTATTGGAGCCTATGACATCCCACGATTCATCTATAACTCTGAAAGGAAGAAGTTCCTGCCGTGAGTCAATAAGATCCTTTATGTTTATAGGTGATGTTACTGCTCAGTTAGATATTTCACAAAAGAgactaaaattaaataaaataattccgCTCCTTACACATAAGCTTTGCTGTAGTGACACAATAATTCTCAGCGTCCGTCTATAGACTACAATGGATTTGCATGCTGTGTTTCTATATGTCTATATAACTTTGCTCCTGTAGTATAAAAATAGCGAATTACCCCGAACCCAATCTGCTTGGAAGTGCAAGAGACAAAGCCGAGTTATTCCGAGAGCGATACACGATACTGCAGCAGGTGAGGCAATGTCTATACATGTCTGCCCCCTCACTGATCCGACATAAACAAGTCTTTACGCTTGGGAAAGTGGTAATTGTACAATAATTCCTGATTTACAGAGAACTCACAGACACGAGCTCTTCACGCCGCCTGTTATCGGTGCCAACCCTGATGAGAGCCGAAGCAAATTTCAGGTATGATGAAGGGAGATGTTACTAGGTTTTGCATTTCAAGGAGCACAACCCTGGTCTGTATACCCTATAAGAGGTTATGGTGGTCATAGAGGGAAATTTCTGCTAATGGTGCCCCCTATTAGTCATGGCAGGGGCTGTTGCCATATTGATACTGTTTATCAAATCTATATGTTCTTTCATTTAAATGGACATTATATAATACAACATAGGAAACAAAATCATCTGACTGCTGTTTAGATGATAGACTCATAGTGCTCAGCAAGGTAGCTTTTATAAAGCAGTTTTCCAGGATAAGAGAAAAAACACTGCtactttcttgcataaacagcgccattcctctcctcaggttgtgtatggtattacaatttagccccattcacactacagtGGAATAGAACTGCAACACCCACAGCCAAcctgagaggtgctgtttttctagactacaggtgtcaaactcaggccctctagctgttacaaaactaaaattcccatcatggctgggcagccaaagctaaagctttggctgtccagccatgatgggaattgtagttttgtaacagctggagggcctgagtttgggtactattacacaggcccgataatcgtttaacaaaag encodes:
- the KLHDC1 gene encoding kelch domain-containing protein 1, whose translation is MAATQRFCVAEERSGHCAAMDRHCLYVWGGYVTIEENEVYLPHDEIWVYDTENGLWRMHLTDGDLPPSMSGSCGACLNGKLYIFGGYDDKGYSNQLYNVDLRSNTGEFTWKQVKHFTGQPPTARDKLSCWVYRNQLIYFGGYGSRRHNELSDCFDVHDASWEGQMFWGWNNDIHVFDTEKQAWIQPAVKNTPPQARAAHCCAILGNKGYVFGGRVLQTRVNDLHFLNLDTWTWSGGIQITGEKPQGRSWHTLTPVGDDQLFLFGGLSAECTPLSDGWIYNLKTNVWTELRHLPKDQPRLWHTACPGRDNEVMVFGGSKDDLLSIDTGHCNDLLIFQTQPYPLLRLCLDTIGKNAFQLGNQLPSLPIKLLQQVNNRITFWTAARFRQGRRESYEINNNKG